GTGCGCCCTGGCCCGTCCTCGCCCTCTGGTGGGACGCCGACCACGCGGGCTACACGCTGGCGTCCGGCTTCCGCCGCCCGGTCGGATTCGTCTGGCTCACGAGCGGTGTCCCGGCGGGGGAGGACGAGGCGATGCGGACCTTCGCCGCGCGCGTGGGCCTCGACCCCGTCCTGGACCTCCAGGCCCTCGACCAGCTCACGAAACCCGACACCGCGGCCGACGCTCGTACCCGCCTGCGCGGTCTGCTCGCGGTCCTCGCACGCGTGGGCGTCTCACTGCCTCCCGGACTGGCACCCGGCCAACCGGCCCACCGGCTCCGGGAAGCCGCCGCGCTCCAGCCGGACAGCCTCCCGGTCGAGTGGCCGGGCTGGCGGGAGGCGGTCGCCGAACGCGGCACCGTCGAGCACAGCCGCCTCGGCCCCTGGATGCCCTGGACCGGCGGCCCCAGGGCCCGCGCCCTGGCCCTCGCGCAGGTGGCGGCGGGCGTACCGCTGGTGGCCTGGGGGCTGCGGCGGCGCAGCGGCGGCTGGCTCACGGCCGGGGCCCTGCTCCTGGCCCACGGCACGTGGGGTCTGGCCTACGGCCTCACACATCCGCGCGACTGACGCCGGCGACAGCGCGGCGTCGATCCCCCGGCCGGCCGACTCCTACTCGTCGTCCTCGTCGTCCAGCCGCGCCAGCCACGTCGCCAGCCGCTCCACCGGCACCTCGAAGTCGGGGTTGAGATCGACGAACGTCCGCAGCTGCTCGGCCAGCCACTCGAAGGTGACCTCCTCCTCGCCGCGCCGCTTCTCCAGTTCCTCGATGCCACGGTCCGTGAAGTACATGCCGTCAAGGATATGTGGGCGCAAACAGCCGGGCCGCACCCCCGGATCGGGGATGCGGCCCGGTCACGCAGGACGCACGAGGGCGCTTACGCGTCGAACACCTCACGCACGAGCTGCTCCTGCTCGGCCTGGTGCCGCTTCGCGGAACCCACGGCCGGGGACGAGCTGTGCGGACGCGAGATGCGGCGCAGGCGCTCGCCGGCGGGGATGTCCGCGCCGACCGCCAGGTCGAGGTGGTCGATCAGGTTGAGCGCGATGAACGGCCAGGCACCCTGGTTCGCCGGCTCCTCCTGGGCCCACAGGTACTTCTCGGCGTTCGGGTACCTCTTGATCTCCGCCTGGAGCTCGGTACCCGGCAGCGGGTACAGGCGCTCGATGCGGATGATCGCCGTGTCCGTCACACCGCGCTTCTGACGCTCGGCCTCCAGGTCGTAGTAGACCTTGCCGGCGCAGAAGACGACCTTCCTGACCGCGGCCGGGTCGACCGACGCGTCGCCGATGACCGGCTGGAACTGCCCGGTCGTGAACTCCTCCGCCTTCGACGCCGCCGCCTTCAGGCGCAGCATCGACTTCGGCGTGAAGACCACCAGCGGCTTGTGGTGCGGGTTGTGCACCTGCCACCGCAGGAGGTGGAAGTAGTTCGACGGCGACGTCGGCATGGCGACCGTCATGTTGTTCTGGGCGCAGAGCTGCAGGAACCGCTCCGGGCGGGCCGAGGAGTGGTCCGGGCCCTGGCCCTCGTAGCCGTGCGGCAGGAGCAGGACGACGCCGGACGTCTGGGCCCACTTCTGCTCGGCCGACGAGATGAACTCGTCCACGACCGTCTGCGCGCCGTTGACGAAGTCGCCGAACTGCGCCTCCCACATCACGAGCGCGTTCGGGCGGGCCAGCGAGTAGCCGTACTCGAAGCCCATCGCCGCGTACTCGGAGAGGAGGGAGTTGTAGACGTTGAGCCGCGCCTGGTCCTCGGAGAGGTACTGCAGCGGCGTGTACTCGTCGCCCGTGGTGCGGTCGATGATGACCGCGTGGCGCTGGCCGAACGTACCGCGCTGCGAGTCCTGGCCGGCCAGGCGGACCGGGACGCCCTCCAGCAGGAGGGAGCCGATCGCGAGGGTCTCGCCCATGCCCCAGTCGATCGTGCCGTCCTCGACCATCGCCGCCCGGCGCTGCAGCTGCGGCAGCAGACGCGGGTGGACGGTGATGTGGTCGGGGATGTTGACCTGGGACTCGGCGATCCGCTTGACGACCTCCGAGGTCACCGCGGTGTTCACGGCGACCGGGAACTCGGCCTGCGGGTCGGAGGGCTCCACGGCGGACGGCTGCGAGGTGGCCTCGCGGACCTCCGTGAAGACCTTCTCCAGCTGGCCCTGGTAGTCCTGGAGCGCCTGCTCGGCCTCTTCCAGGGTGATGTCGCCGCGACCGATGAGGGACTCGGTGTACAGCTTGCGCACCGAGCGCTTCTTGTCGATCAGGTCGTACATCAGCGGCTGGGTGAAGGCCGGGTTGTCCGACTCGTTGTGACCGCGGCGGCGGTAGCAGATGAGGTCGATCACCACGTCCTTGTTGAACGCCTGGCGGAACTCGAAGGCGAGCCGCGCCACGCGGACGACGGCCTCGGGGTCGTCGCCGTTCACGTGGAAGATCGGGGCCTCGATCATGCGGGCCACGTCCGTCGCGTACATGGAGGAGCGCGAGGACTCGGGGGCCGCGGTGAAGCCGACCTGGTTGTTGATGACGATGTGGACCGTGCCGCCGGTGCGGTAGCCGCGCAGCTGCGACATGTTCAGGGTCTCGGCCACCACGCCCTGGCCCGCGAAGGCCGCGTCGCCGTGGATCGCCACCGGCAGGACCGTGAAGTCCGTGCCGCCCTTGTTGATGATGTCCTGCTTGGCGCGCGAGACGCCCTCCAGGACCGGGTCCACCGCCTCCAGGTGCGACGGGTTCGCGACCAGGGAGACCTTGATCTGCTCACCGTCGAGGCCCGTGAAGGTGCCCTCGGCGCCCAGGTGGTACTTCACGTCACCGGAGCCGTGCATCGACTTCGGGTCGAGGTTGCCCTCGAACTCGCGGAAGATCTGGGCGTACGACTTGCCGACGATGTTGGCGAGGACGTTCAGGCGGCCGCGGTGGGCCATGCCGATGACGACCTCGTCCAGGCGCGACTCGGCAGCGGAGTCGAGCACCGCGTCGAGCAGCGGGATGACGGACTCGCCGCCCTCCAGGGAGAAGCGCTTCTGGCCGACGTACTTCGTCTGCAGGAACGTCTCGAACGCCTCGGCCGCGTTCAGCCGGCGCAGGATGCGCAGCTGCTCCTCGCGCTCCGGCTTGGAGTGCGGGCGCTCCACGCGGTCCTGGATCCACTTGCGCTGCTTGGGGTCCTGGATGTGCATGAACTCGATGCCGGTGGTGCGGCAGTACGAGTCGCGCAGGACGCCGAGGATGTCGCGCAGCTTCATCATCGACTTGCCGGCGAAACCGCCGACGGCGAACTCGCGCTCCAGGTCCCACAGGGTGAGGCCGTGCTCGGTGATGTCCAGGTCGGGGTGCTTGCGCTGCTGGTACTCCAGCGGGTCCGTGTCGGCCATGACGTGGCCGCGGACCCGGTAGGAGTGGATCAGCTCGAAGACGCGGGCGGCCTTGGTGACGTCGTCGTCGTGGCTGGCGTCGATGTCCTTGAGCCAGCGGACCGGCTCGTAGGGGATGCGCAGCGCCTCGAAGATGTCGTCGTAGAAGCCGTTCTCGCCGAGCAGCAGGTTGGCGACCTGGCGGAGGAACTCGCCGGAGGCGGCGCCCTGGATGACCCGGTGGTCGTAGGTCGACGTGAGCGTCATGACCTTCGAGATGCCGAGCTTGTTCAGGGTGTCCTGGCTGGTGCCCTGGAACTCCGCCGGGTAGTCCATGGAGCCGACGCCCATGATCACGGACTGGCCGGGCATCAGGCGCGGCACCGAGTGGACGGTGCCGAGGCCGCCGGGGTTGGTCAGGGAGACCGTGACCCCGGTGAAGTCGTCCATCGTCAGCTTGCCGTCGCGGGCGCGGCGGACGATGTCCTCGTAGGCCTGCCAGAACTCGAAGAAGTTCAGCGTCTCGGCCTTCTTGATCGCCGCGACGACGAGCTGGCGGTCGCCGTTCGGCTTGACCAGGTCGATGGCGAGACCGAGGTTGACGTGGTCCGGCTTGACCAGGGTCGGCTTGCCGTCGACCTTCGCGAACGAGTAGTTCATCGCCGGCATGGCCTTGATCGCCTGGACCATGGCGTAGCCGATGAGGTGCGTGAAGGAGATCTTCCCGCCGCGCGCCCGCTTGAGGTGGTTGTTGATGACGATGCGGTTGTCGAACAGCAGCTTCACCGGGACCGCGCGCACGGACGTGGCCGTGGGCAGCTCCAGGGAGGCGTCCATGTTCTTCGCGACCGCGGCGGCGGGGCCGCGCAGCACGACCTGCTCGGGGCCCGAGGGGGCCTCGGCGGCGGGCTCGGCCTTCTTCGCGGGAGCGGCCGGCTTCGCGGGGGCCGGGGCGGCCTTCGCGGGAGCGGCGGCCTGGGCCGGGGCCTGCGCGGCGGGCTTCGCCTGGGCCGGAGCCGGGGCCTGCGCGGCGGCGGGCTTCTCGGCGGCGGGCTTCTCGGCCGCCGGGGCGGGGGCCTGGGCGGGAGCGGCCTGCGCGGTGGTGGTGCCCGCGGCCCCCGCGGCCGCGGTACCCGCCGGAGCCGGCGCGCCAGCGGCGCCCGGCTTGTAGTCGGCGAAGAAGTCCCACCAGGCTCGGTCTACCGAATTCGGGTCCTGGAGGTACTGCTGATAGATCTCGTCGACGAGCCACTCGTTGGCACCGAACGACGCGGCGGGGTTCTTGCCCGCTTGGTCGGTCTCGGTCGAGATGCTCGAGTTACTGGGGGACTGTGGCGACACGGCGGCAACCGCCCTCTTCCGCTTCACAAGATGATGGACAGCGGGAATCAAGGCTACGCCTCCCGGGCCGGGAAGGTCAGGTCGGGCCCGTTCAACGTCGTGTAAGTCACATCTCAGACTGCGTTTCGGGCCTTGAAATGGCGGGAAACAAGCGTAGTTCCGCTTAAGGAGGGAAGGGCGGGGCAAGGCCCCGGGCGCCGATGGCGCGGGCCTGTGCCTGATCACACGTGTCCGTCAGCGCGGACGCCGGTGGATCTTGTGGCTCCGCTTCGAACTTTACGTCAACTTGGCACGGATGGCTCTCCTGGAAGAGTGACAAGAATCCGGCAACCCCGCTCGGATTCGGCCACTCCGATCCGCCCGCCGTGCAGATCCACCGCCCAGCGGGCGATCGCCAGGCCGAGGCCCGTGCCGCCGTCGCTGCCCGGCCCCTGCGGCCGTTTGGCGCTGCCCCGGTTGAACCGCTCGAAGACGCGGTGCCACTCCGACTTCGGAATGCCGGGGCCCTCGTCCAGGACCTCCAGCTCCAGCGACTCCGGCAGCGCGCCGCGCCGCGCCTTGACCGTCACCCGGCCGTGCGGCGGGCTGTGCTTGACCGCGTTGTCGATGAGATTGGCGACGACCTGGTGGATGCGCTCCGGGTCGGCGTGCGCGGTCAACTCCGGCGGGTGGACGTCGAGGTGCAGATGGACGTCCGTGCGCGTGTGACTGCCCGAGCCGGTGGCGATGCCCGCGCGCACGGAGGCGACCATGTTGGCCTCCTTCAGCACACCGGACAGGTACGGCCACACCTCGAACCGCCGCTTCTTCAGCGGGACGACGCCGTTGTCCAGGCGGGACAGATCCAGCAGCGTCTCCACCAGCCGGCCGAGGCGCTCGGTCTGCTTCAGGGCCGTGCGCATCGTCTCCGGGTCGGCCTGCGTGACGCCGTCGACGATGTTCTCCAGCACCGCGCGCAGACCCGCGATGGGCGTGCGCAGCTCGTGCGAGACGTTCGCCACCAGCTCCTTGCGCTGGCGGTCCTGGGCCTCCAGCTCGTCGGCCATGGCGTTGATCGTCACGGCCAGGTCGCCCAGTTCGTCACGGCGGTTCTCCCGCACCCGGCGGGTGTAGTCGCCCTGCGAGATGGACCGGGCCACGGCCGTCATCTCGTCCAGCGGGGCGGTGAGCGAATGGGCCACGAACTGCGTAATGAGAAGCGTGGCGATCATCGAGAAGACCGTGATGAAGCGCAGCTCCGTCTTCGTGTGCACCGCGATCACCGACAGACCGGTGGTGATCAGCACCGAGATGACGACCAGCGCGCCCAGCTTGGTCTTGATCGAGAACGGGCTCACCCCGCCCCAGGGTTCCGGCTCCCCGGGGTTTCTCCGTGCGGCCGGCCCGCCGCTCATGGCGTCGGGGTCTCCAGGGCGTAACCGACGCCGTGCACCGTACGGATCCGCTCGGCGCCGATCTTCCGGCGCAGCGCCTTGATGTGGCTGTCGACCGTGCGGGTGCCGGAGGCGTCCGCCCAGTCCCAGACCTCGGCGAGCAACTGCTCGCGGGAGAGGACCGCGCGCGGGGTGTTGGCCAGGCAGACCAGGAGGTCGAACTCGGTGGGCGTGAGGTGAACATCCTCACTCCGCACCCGCACCCGGCGCTGCGCGTGGTCGATCTCCAGTTCGCCCAGGCGCAGGATGCCGCTGCGCGGCGTCGCGGCGGCCAGCGCGGCCCGCTCCACGCGGCGCAGCAGCACGTGCACGCGCGCCGCCAACTCCCGCATCGAGAAGGGCTTCGTCATGTAGTCGTCGGCGCCGACGCCGAGCCCGACCAGCATGTCGGTCTCGTCGTCGCGCGCGGTGAGCATCAGCACCGGCACCGGCCGGGCGGCCTGCACGCGCCGGCAGACCTCCAGACCGTCGAAGCCGGGCAGCATGATGTCGAGGATCAGCAGGTCGGGCTGCCAGGCCTCGGCCGTGTCGACGGCGGCCGGACCGTCACCCGCTGTTTGCACGAGGAATCCCTCGGCTCGCAGGCGGGTCGCGATGGCGTCCACGATCGTGGCGTCGTCCTCGACGACGAGAACCCGGCGCTGTGCGCCCGGAGTAGCCGTCGCCGAACCGTTGTGGGAGGTGTGTGTCTGCTCCATCGCCCGCCCCTGGGGTGTGCTTTCCGGAATCAGTGGGGTGATTCCTCATGACTGGCTATGCCTGCGCATGGTTGCGATTGACGCTTGAATGATCGGCGTCAGAGGAGCAGCGTACGGGGAGTCAGCACACCTTTGCTATCCAGGGCTGATGGCGAGGTGCACGACGTCCGGAACGCCCCGGGCAACCGGGATCTCTTCGGTACGCACCTGTTGGAACCCGGCATTCCGCAAGGTTTCTTCGAATTCCGGAGACGGCTGGGCGGACCAGACGGCGAGTACCCCGCCGGGCTTCAACACCCGTGCGCAGGCGGCCAGTCCGGCTTTGCCGTAGAGATCTGCGTTGCCTTCCGTCACGGTCCAGTCGGGGCCGTTGTCGATGTCGAGGCACAGCGCGTCGTACGTGGCGGATGTCTCATTGACGTATGCGACGAGATCGGCTTCGACGATTTCCGTGCGGGGGTCGGCGAGGGCCTCTGCGGAGATCGTGGAGAGCGGGCCGTCGCGGTGCCATTCGACGATCGCGGGCTCGCGTTCCACCACCGCGATCCGCCCCCAGCGCGGGTCCGCCGCCGCGTGCGCGAGGGAGAAGCCGACGCCGAGTCCGCCGATCAGCAGGTCGGGGCGGGTGCGGCCGGGCAGGGCGTCCAGTGCCGCGTCGACCAGCCGCCGCTCGGAGCGGCCGTCGGAGGTGTCCATCAGGAAGCAGCCGTTCGCGATGATCTCCAGCCGGCCACCGGGCCGGCGCCGCAGCACGACTTCGCCGTGCGGGCCCTCGCGACGGTCCAGGACATCGGGAAGGTCGTTCGGGATGGGCATGGGAACATCCTGGCAGGGGGCGGAGTTCGCACGCCGGGAATTTCCACGCGGCCGGCGGCGGACGCGGGACAGGGCTGTCGGGTTGCTGTGAATCGGCTCTCGCGTGGCCCGGGTCACAGACAGTGGGGCGGTCGGGCACGAAGGCTGTACGGGACGGAAGGAGCGCCCGTGGTGGAACGCGCCGCGCCGCCCGGCGAGGAGGTCGCACCCCCGCCGGCGGACGCGCCCGGGTGCGACACGTCGGTCCTGCTGGACGGGGTGCCGCGGCAGCGGGCACGCCAGACCGCGGTCCCGGCGGTGCCGGACTCCCCGCCCCCGGGAACGCCCGGGGCCGGACTCCGGGCGCTGCGGCCCTGGCGGCTGCTGCCCACCCCCACGGGCACGCCGTTCACCTGCGCGTACGCGGCCCTGCTCGGTGTCACCTCGCTGATCGCCGCGCACGCCGACCCGGCCCTGGTGCACGCCCTGCTCCAGGGCTCCAGCACGGACGTGGCGCACCTGGTGCGGACGCCGGAGCTGGTGCTGGTGGGCAGCGCGCTGTGGGTCGCGGGCGGGGTGGCCTCGCCGTTCGCCGTCGCGTTCCTGCTGGTGCTGACCGCGCTGGAACGGCGGATCGGCGGCCTGCGCACGGCCGGTGTCTTCCTGCTCGGACACGTCCTCGCCACCCTGGCGACCGAGGTGCCGGTGGGACTCGCCGTCCTGGCCGGACAGCTCCCCGACAGCTCCCTGCACCGCCTCGACTACGGCATCAGCTTCGGCGTCGCGGCCGGCACCGGTGCCCTGGCCGGGCTGCTGCCGCTCTGGCTGCGCGTGCCGCTGCTGGCCGGCTTCGCCGGGATGCTGCTCCAGGACCTGCTCGCCTTCACCGACCCGATGACGAACTGGGGGCACCTGATCGCCCTGGCCATCGGTGTCGCGACCTGGCCGCTGGTCCGCCGGTGGTACGCGACGCGCCTGGCCCGGGCGGGACGCTGAGCGCGGGTCGGTTCAGGCCGTGCCGGAAGCCGGCGGGACGTGCTTGGCGCTGGTCAGCAGGGCCACCACCTCCCAGCCCAGTGCCTCGTAGAGCCCTCTGCCCGCGGGCGTTCCGGCCAGGACGCCGGTGCGGGCGCCCTGCCGGACGGCGGCGCTCTGCAGCGTCCGCATGACGACACCGCCGAGCCCCCTGCGGCGGTGCTCGGGGGCCGTCTCGATCTGGTCGACGACGGCGGTCGGGCCCGTCGGGGCGATCTGGCCGCGCGCCGCCAGGGAACCGTCCGGCGCGGCGACCAGCACGCGCGTCACCCCGCCGCGCGACCAGCTGCGCAGCCGGTAGCCCTCGGGAGCGTGCGGAGCGGCGTCCGCCGTCAGCGGGACCGTCATCAGGTAGCCGGGCTCGGGGTCGATCCACCAGTCGTCGCCCAGCCAGCCGGAGACCACGGCCGGGTCCCGGAACGCCTTCAGCCACACCCCGGCCCCGGTCACCGCCTCGGCCACCTTGCGGACGGAGGCCTCGTCGAGAGCGTCACCGGTCGCGCCGAACACATGCCGTGTGACGTGGCCGTTCGCCCCGACGTCGATGGTGCAGCCCCAGGGCTCGGGGACCGGATCGGCCGCTCCACGGGACACGATCCACCCGTCCACCCACGCCTGCACGATCCGGTCCACATCGTCCCCTGTAATAGGTAGAGGGTTGTTTGATCTATTACTCGGGTGACTGTACGCGGTGCCTCGCCATCAGCGTCACCGGTGATCGCTCACAGCGAACGCCTGTCCGGGAACATTCCGTCGCCGCCCAGCATTGAGTCGGCATAGCTCAACTTGACTGCCGAAGGGGAGATCATGGCTTCGACGTCCACACCGCTCACCCTGCCCGTGCTGCCGCTCGACGGTGAGGTCGTGCTGCCCGGGATGGTGGTCCCGCTGGACCTGAGCGACTCCGAGGTCCGTGCCGCCGTGGAGGCCGCACAGGCCGCCGCTCGGACAACGCCCGGAAAGCCCCGGGTACTCCTGGTGCCACGCATCGACGGGACGTACGCGAACACCGGTGTCCTCGGCACCGTCGAGCAGGTCGGCCGGCTCGCCGACGGCGACCCGGGCGCGCTGATCCGCGGCCGGGGCCGGGTGAGGATCGGTGCGGGGACCACGGGACCCGGCGCGGCCCTCTGGGTCGAGGGCACCAGCGTCGACGAGACCGTGCCGGAGCCGCTGCCCGGGCAGGTCGCCGAACTGGTCAAGGAGTACAAGGCCCTCGCCACCGCCTGGCTGCGCAAGCGCGGCGCCTGGCAGATCGTCGACCGGGTCCAGGCCATCGACGACGTCTCGGCGCTCGCCGACAACTCCGGCTACTCGCCGTTCCTGACCACCGACCAGAAGGTCGAACTGCTGGAGACCACCGACCCGGTGGCCCGGCTCAAGCTCGCCACCCAGCAGCTGCGCGACCACCTCGCCGAGCAGGACGTGGCCGAGACCATCGCCAAGGACGTCCAGGAGGGCGTCGACAAGCAGCAGCGTGAATTCCTGCTGCGGCGCCAGCTCGAAGCGGTCCGCAAGGAGCTGCGCGAGCTCAACGGCGAGCAGGAGGGCGAGGAGTCCGACGACTACCGCGCCCGGGTGGAGGCCGCCGACCTGCCCGAGAAGGTCCGCGAGGCCGCCCTCAAGGAGGTCGACAAGCTGGAGCGGTCCTCCGACCAGTCGCCCGAGGGCTCGTGGATCCGCACCTGGCTCGACACGGTCCTGGAGATGCCGTGGAACGAGCGCACCGAGGACGCCTACGACATCCAGGGCGCCAAGGCGGTCCTGGACGCCGAGCACTCGGGTCTCGAGGACGTCAAGGAGCGCATCACCGAGTACCTGGCGGTGCGCAAGCGGCGCAACGACCGGGGACTGGGCGTCGTCGGCGGGCGGCGCGGCGGTGCCGTGCTCGCCCTCGTCGGACCGCCCGGCGTCGGCAAGACCTCCCTCGGCGAGTCCGTCGCCCACGCCATGGGCCGCAAGTTCGTCCGCGTCGCCCTCGGCGGCGTGCGCGACGAGGCCGAGATCCGCGGCCACCGGCGCACCTACGTGGGCGCGCTGCCCGGCCGGGTCGTCCGTGCCATCAAGGAGGCCGGGTCCATGAACCCGGTCGTGCTGCTCGACGAGATCGACAAGGTCGGCTCGGACTTCCGGGGCGACCCGGCCGCCGCCCTCCTCGAAGTGCTCGACCCGGCCCAGAACCACACCTTCCGGGACCACTACCTGGAGGTCGAGCTGGACCTGTCGGACGTGGTCTTCCTCGCCACCGCCAACGTCCTGGAGGCCATCCCGGAGGCCCTGGCCGACCGGATGGAGATCGTCCGCCTCGACGGCTACACCGAGGACGAGAAGGTCGTCATCGCCCGTGACCACCTGCTCCCGCGCCAGCTGGAGCGGGCCGGCCTCGACAAGGACGAGGTGACCCTCGACGAGAGCGCGCTGCGCAAGCTCGCCGGCGAGTACACGCGCGAGGCCGGCGTCCGCAACCTGGAGCGGTCCGTCGCACGGCTGCTGCGCAAGGTCGCCGCCCAGCACGAACTCGGCGAGCGGGAGCTGCCGTTCACCGTCACCGACGGTGATCTGCGCGATCTGATCGGGCGGCCGCACCACGTGCCCGAGTCCGCCCAGGACCCGGCCGAGCGGCGGACGTCCGTGCCGGGCGTGGCCACGGGCCTCGCGGTGACCGGAGCGGGCGGTGACGTGCTCTACGTCGAGGCGTCGCTGGCCGACCCGGAGACGGGCGCGGCCGGGCTGACCCTGACCGGTCAGCTGGGCGATGTGATGAAGGAGTCCGCGCAGATCGCGCTCAGCTTCCTGCGCTCCCACGGCGCCGAGCTGGAACTGCCGGTGGGCGATCTGAAGGACCGGGGCGTGCACATCCACTTCCCGGCGGGCGCGGTCCCCAAGGACGGCCCGAGCGCGGGCATCACGATGACCACGGCCCTGGCCTCCCTGCTCTCCGGCCGGCTGGTCCGCACGGACGTGGCCATGACCGGCGAGGTCTCGCTGACCGGGCGGGTCCTGCCGATCGGCGGCGTGAAGCAGAAGCTGCTCGCGGCGCACCGGGCGGGCGTCACCACCGTGATCATCCCCAAGCGCAACGAGCCCGACCTGGACGACGTCCCGGCCGAGGTGCTGGACAAGCTCGACGTCCACGCCGTGACCGACGTCCGCCAGGTCCTGGAGCTGGCGCTGTCCCCGGCGACGAACGGGGCCGCGCCCGAGGTTCCGGTCGCGGCGTGACGGACGTGGCCGGATGAGGGAAGGCCCGGGTTCTCGTGAGGGAGGCCCGGGCCTTCACCATGTGGCGGCCCTGTGTACACGCACCCCGTGGCCTGCGGAATACTTGCCGAACTGCGGCGATGACAGCAGGTGGCGGAAAATCCCAGTACGGGAACTCTCCGTGCGGGCGACGACCGAGGCAGGGACTGACGTGCACGAGGACGGCAAGGACGACGGACACCGAGCTGCCGGTGCGGCCGGGAGCGCTGTGGATCAGCCTGCCTTCCTGGCGCTGGAGCGGGAGCTGACCGTGCTGCTGCGACGGGCCCGGGCCAGCCAGGGCGAGATGGCCCGCGAGGTCCATCCCGACCTGGAGTCGTCCGCCTACGGGCTGCTGGTCCGGCTGGACGAGTGCGGCAAGCAGCGGGCCACCGCCCTCGCCGCCTACATCGGGGTCGGCAAGGCGACGATGTCCCGCCAGCTGCGCGCCCTGGAGGAACTCGGGCTGGTCGCGCGCGAGCCCGACCCCGCCGACGGCCGCGCCTGGCTGGTCGCCCTCACCCAGGAGGGCCACGACCGGGTCCGCCGGGTCCGCGAGGCCCGCCGCGCCCGGTACGCCGGCCGCCTGGCCGACTGGGACACCCACGAGGTCACGGAACTGGCCCGGCTGCTGCACCAGCTCAACCGCGGCATGGAGAAGTAGCGGGTTCCTCAGCGCTCGGCGCACACCACCGTCAGAGCTCGCTCGGCGCACACGACCGTCAGAGCTCGGCGTACACGACCGTCGCGTCGTCGTGCCGCTTGCCGCGGCCGCGGAACGTGGCGGCGGAATCCGCCCGTTCCAGCGTCCGCACCCGGTCCACGAGCGCCTGCGGACCCTCCTTGCGCAGCAGGCGGAAGCAGTCCGCCCAGTCGCCCTCCTGGAACCGCTCCACCCAGCGGGTCGCCCCGTCCGTCAGGGCGGCCAGGGCGCGCACCTCGCGGCGGGGCAGGGTTCCGGTCACCGCGCGCCGGGCCACCCCGGGATCGGCGGCCGCCGTGAAGAAGCCGCCCTCCTTGTTCCGCAGCGTCGCGTCCACCAGCGCGTCCGTGGCCAGGGCCGAGCGCGGCAGCCGGGCCAGCCGGTCGTCCAGCAGCGCGGTCACCGCGCCGTCGGGGGACTCCAGCAGCAGGGCCGAGTCCGACAGGACCAGGTACTCCACCGTGGCCGGATTCCACCGGGCCAGGACCACCGTGGCCTGAGGTGTACGGGGGTGAGAAAGGTCACAGGTTTCCGCGTGTGCCGCGGCGGTACGCGCGATGGCGCGGGACAAGGCGTCGAGCAGAG
This genomic stretch from Streptomyces sp. Go-475 harbors:
- a CDS encoding DUF6104 family protein, encoding MYFTDRGIEELEKRRGEEEVTFEWLAEQLRTFVDLNPDFEVPVERLATWLARLDDEDDE
- a CDS encoding multifunctional oxoglutarate decarboxylase/oxoglutarate dehydrogenase thiamine pyrophosphate-binding subunit/dihydrolipoyllysine-residue succinyltransferase subunit, which translates into the protein MSPQSPSNSSISTETDQAGKNPAASFGANEWLVDEIYQQYLQDPNSVDRAWWDFFADYKPGAAGAPAPAGTAAAGAAGTTTAQAAPAQAPAPAAEKPAAEKPAAAQAPAPAQAKPAAQAPAQAAAPAKAAPAPAKPAAPAKKAEPAAEAPSGPEQVVLRGPAAAVAKNMDASLELPTATSVRAVPVKLLFDNRIVINNHLKRARGGKISFTHLIGYAMVQAIKAMPAMNYSFAKVDGKPTLVKPDHVNLGLAIDLVKPNGDRQLVVAAIKKAETLNFFEFWQAYEDIVRRARDGKLTMDDFTGVTVSLTNPGGLGTVHSVPRLMPGQSVIMGVGSMDYPAEFQGTSQDTLNKLGISKVMTLTSTYDHRVIQGAASGEFLRQVANLLLGENGFYDDIFEALRIPYEPVRWLKDIDASHDDDVTKAARVFELIHSYRVRGHVMADTDPLEYQQRKHPDLDITEHGLTLWDLEREFAVGGFAGKSMMKLRDILGVLRDSYCRTTGIEFMHIQDPKQRKWIQDRVERPHSKPEREEQLRILRRLNAAEAFETFLQTKYVGQKRFSLEGGESVIPLLDAVLDSAAESRLDEVVIGMAHRGRLNVLANIVGKSYAQIFREFEGNLDPKSMHGSGDVKYHLGAEGTFTGLDGEQIKVSLVANPSHLEAVDPVLEGVSRAKQDIINKGGTDFTVLPVAIHGDAAFAGQGVVAETLNMSQLRGYRTGGTVHIVINNQVGFTAAPESSRSSMYATDVARMIEAPIFHVNGDDPEAVVRVARLAFEFRQAFNKDVVIDLICYRRRGHNESDNPAFTQPLMYDLIDKKRSVRKLYTESLIGRGDITLEEAEQALQDYQGQLEKVFTEVREATSQPSAVEPSDPQAEFPVAVNTAVTSEVVKRIAESQVNIPDHITVHPRLLPQLQRRAAMVEDGTIDWGMGETLAIGSLLLEGVPVRLAGQDSQRGTFGQRHAVIIDRTTGDEYTPLQYLSEDQARLNVYNSLLSEYAAMGFEYGYSLARPNALVMWEAQFGDFVNGAQTVVDEFISSAEQKWAQTSGVVLLLPHGYEGQGPDHSSARPERFLQLCAQNNMTVAMPTSPSNYFHLLRWQVHNPHHKPLVVFTPKSMLRLKAAASKAEEFTTGQFQPVIGDASVDPAAVRKVVFCAGKVYYDLEAERQKRGVTDTAIIRIERLYPLPGTELQAEIKRYPNAEKYLWAQEEPANQGAWPFIALNLIDHLDLAVGADIPAGERLRRISRPHSSSPAVGSAKRHQAEQEQLVREVFDA
- a CDS encoding ATP-binding protein: MSGGPAARRNPGEPEPWGGVSPFSIKTKLGALVVISVLITTGLSVIAVHTKTELRFITVFSMIATLLITQFVAHSLTAPLDEMTAVARSISQGDYTRRVRENRRDELGDLAVTINAMADELEAQDRQRKELVANVSHELRTPIAGLRAVLENIVDGVTQADPETMRTALKQTERLGRLVETLLDLSRLDNGVVPLKKRRFEVWPYLSGVLKEANMVASVRAGIATGSGSHTRTDVHLHLDVHPPELTAHADPERIHQVVANLIDNAVKHSPPHGRVTVKARRGALPESLELEVLDEGPGIPKSEWHRVFERFNRGSAKRPQGPGSDGGTGLGLAIARWAVDLHGGRIGVAESERGCRILVTLPGEPSVPS
- a CDS encoding response regulator transcription factor encodes the protein MEQTHTSHNGSATATPGAQRRVLVVEDDATIVDAIATRLRAEGFLVQTAGDGPAAVDTAEAWQPDLLILDIMLPGFDGLEVCRRVQAARPVPVLMLTARDDETDMLVGLGVGADDYMTKPFSMRELAARVHVLLRRVERAALAAATPRSGILRLGELEIDHAQRRVRVRSEDVHLTPTEFDLLVCLANTPRAVLSREQLLAEVWDWADASGTRTVDSHIKALRRKIGAERIRTVHGVGYALETPTP
- a CDS encoding spermidine synthase; amino-acid sequence: MPIPNDLPDVLDRREGPHGEVVLRRRPGGRLEIIANGCFLMDTSDGRSERRLVDAALDALPGRTRPDLLIGGLGVGFSLAHAAADPRWGRIAVVEREPAIVEWHRDGPLSTISAEALADPRTEIVEADLVAYVNETSATYDALCLDIDNGPDWTVTEGNADLYGKAGLAACARVLKPGGVLAVWSAQPSPEFEETLRNAGFQQVRTEEIPVARGVPDVVHLAISPG
- a CDS encoding rhomboid-like protein, which translates into the protein MPDSPPPGTPGAGLRALRPWRLLPTPTGTPFTCAYAALLGVTSLIAAHADPALVHALLQGSSTDVAHLVRTPELVLVGSALWVAGGVASPFAVAFLLVLTALERRIGGLRTAGVFLLGHVLATLATEVPVGLAVLAGQLPDSSLHRLDYGISFGVAAGTGALAGLLPLWLRVPLLAGFAGMLLQDLLAFTDPMTNWGHLIALAIGVATWPLVRRWYATRLARAGR